In the Cytobacillus sp. IB215665 genome, one interval contains:
- a CDS encoding MogA/MoaB family molybdenum cofactor biosynthesis protein — translation MSTIEHKKEAPKLVRCKVITISDTRDKMTDKSGQLMISLLKDGGHKVVDYDIVKDDQELIQRSIIDGCDRQDIDVILTNGGTGIARRDVTIETVKDMIDKEIVGFGELFRMLSYTEDIGSAAILSRAIAGVAGDTAIFSTPGSSGAVKLAMNKLILPELGHVVREIRKDL, via the coding sequence ATGAGCACAATAGAACATAAAAAAGAGGCCCCAAAGCTGGTTAGATGTAAAGTGATTACAATTAGTGATACGAGAGATAAAATGACAGATAAAAGTGGACAATTAATGATCTCTTTATTAAAGGATGGTGGTCATAAAGTTGTTGATTATGACATCGTGAAGGATGATCAGGAGCTTATTCAACGTTCAATAATAGATGGGTGTGATCGACAAGATATTGATGTTATTCTCACAAATGGCGGCACCGGGATTGCAAGACGAGATGTGACTATTGAAACAGTTAAAGATATGATAGACAAGGAGATAGTAGGTTTTGGGGAATTGTTTAGAATGTTAAGCTACACTGAAGATATCGGTTCTGCAGCAATACTATCACGTGCGATAGCTGGAGTAGCAGGTGATACAGCAATTTTTTCTACTCCTGGTTCTTCTGGAGCCGTTAAGCTTGCAATGAATAAACTTATTCTTCCGGAGCTCGGTCATGTAGTCCGTGAAATAAGAAAGGACTTATAG